From Diceros bicornis minor isolate mBicDic1 chromosome 16, mDicBic1.mat.cur, whole genome shotgun sequence, one genomic window encodes:
- the CIDEA gene encoding lipid transferase CIDEA, producing the protein MEIARDYAEALIRPLTFMRSQTKKVLLTPLMHSARPFRVSNHDRSSRRGVMANSLKELLSKTLDALVITSGLVILVLEEDGTVVDTEEFFQTLGDNTHFMILEKGQKWTPVSNSIPARQQPKKSGIARVTFNLYKLNPRDVIGCLNVKATMYEMYSVSYDIRCTGLKAMLRSLMRFLSHAAQATGRFLIYTGTYMLRMLGDTEEQASPGSRSRRGFTCE; encoded by the exons ATGGAGATCGCCCGGGACTACGCCGAAGCCCTCATCAG GCCCCTGACATTTATGAGATCACAGACTAAGAAAGTCCTACTAACTCCCCTCATGCATTCAGCTCGCCCTTTCCGGGTCTCCAACCATGACAGGAGCAGCCGGCGAGGGGTGATGGCGAACAGTCTGAAGGAACTCCTCAGCAAG ACCCTGGATGCCCTTGTCATCACCAGTGGACTGGTCATTTTGGTGCTGGAAGAAGACGGCACCGTGGTGGATACAGAAGAGTTCTTTCAAACCCTGGGAGACAACACGCATTTCATGATCTTGGAAAAAGGACAGAAGTGGACACCG GTTAGTAACTCCATCCCAGCTCGCCAGCAGCCAAAGAAATCAGGAATAGCCAGAGTCACCTTCAACTTGTACAAGCTGAATCCCAGGGATGTCATTGGCTGCCTCAACGTGAAGGCCACCATGTATGAGATGTACTCAGTGTCCTATGACATCCGGTGTACAGGGCTCAAGGCCATGCTGAG GAGCCTGATGCGCTTCCTGTCCCATGCTGCCCAGGCGACCGGACGGTTTCTCATCTACACGGGCACATACATGCTCCGGATGCTGGGTGACACGGAAGAGCAGGCTTCTCCCGGGTCACGCTCCAGGCGAGGGTTCACGTGTGAATAG